The proteins below come from a single Malus domestica chromosome 03, GDT2T_hap1 genomic window:
- the LOC103427162 gene encoding uncharacterized protein — translation MADETTRNIISLKALVDKERNNVIFIESDDFIDILFSFLTIPMGTIVRNTRKHSVPMEISCMSNLYASVENIDVQHLQTEACRRMLLCPHSGVEHHCKNLKLKIDDDEQTGYFLCDSWQCTFDNKLLSHYKGVRCQCGAYMNLKCRLSGSSASEKNGGIFVNRFGGLIVTDGLHVISPLSVASNHLFMELGVTSENSTTEELTLNVGVDEVLNLIKRSFVSKKPLTETLLGHNPKPKLLSNANLNQRSESRMLGGDMILIGEEEKRISVKLTVSRSRNIVCYAEAEEDFVNLLFGFLTVPLGFIVKHMREASSKGCIDQLYKSVQDLDEQYLKSKYHKDILLNPKLYPGFCYENYLLGVEDGSVASYYYAFWNEEGDLRDILTTDKKLIPSVAVMVPLKLLDSKNPHGYLKGSSVFMITDKLIIRPISPLFGFSVLNELTVPLTDIKEESVQVGKKKALQLLVASFLGESALTDVFLRQPRTINHKQSL, via the exons ATGGCTGATGAAACTACAAGGAATATCATAAGCTTGAAGGCATTGGTGGACAAGGAGAGGAACAATGTTATCTTCATAGAGTCTGACGATTTTATCGACATTCTATTTAGTTTCTTAACAATACCAATGGGAACAATTGTCAGAAATACCCGAAAGCATTCAGTACCGATGGAAATAAGTTGCATGAGCAATTTGTATGCCAGTGTTGAAAATATTGATGTTCAGCATCTCCAAACTGAAGCATGTAGAAGGATGTTGCTATGTCCCCACAGTGGGGTTGAACATCATTGCAAAAATCTCAAACTGAAGATTGATGATGATGAGCAGACGGGGTACTTTCTGTGTGACAGTTGGCAATGCACCTTTGACAATAAGTTATTAAGTCACTACAAAGGTGTCCGTTGTCAGTGTGGAGCATACATGAATTTGAAGTGCAGACTTTCAGGTTCATCCGCTTCTGAGAAAAATGGGGGCATCTTTGTCAACAGATTCGGTGGTCTTATAGTAACTGATGGTTTACATGTGATATCCCCATTATCTGTAGCAAGCAATCACTTGTTTATGGAGCTTGGAGTCACGAGTGAGAATAGTACTACCGAAGAACTGACTTTGAATGTAGGCGTTGATGAG GTTCTGAATTTGATTAAGCGCTCATTCGTATCAAAGAAACCATTGACAGAAACTCTATTGGGTCATAATCCCAAACCAAAGTTATTAAGTAATGCAAATCTTAATCAACGAAGTGAATCTCGAATGCTTGGAGGAGACATGATCCTGAttggggaagaagaaaaaaggattTCTGTTAAGTTAACAGTTAGCAGGTCGAGAAATATTGTTTGTTATGCAGAAGCAGAAGAGGATTTTGTCAATTTACTCTTCGGATTCTTGACTGTTCCGCTTGGATTTATAGTCAAACACATGAGAGAAGCCTCTTCAAAGGGGTGCATTGATCAGCTGTACAAGAGCGTCCAAGATCTTGATGAGCAGTACTTGAAGTCAAAGTACCACAAGGATATTCTACTAAATCCCAAGCTTTATCCTGGTTTTTGCTACGAGAACTATCTTTTGGGAGTCGAGGATGGCTCAGTAGCCTCATATTATTATGCATTTTGGAATGAAGAGGGAGATTTGCGGGATATATTAACAACAGATAAAAAACTAATCCCTTCCGTTGCAGTGATGGTTCCACTCAAATTGCTGGACAGTAAAAATCCTCATGGGTATTTGAAAGGATCATCAGTGTTCATGATAACTGACAAGCTGATCATAAGGCCTATATCCCCTCTCTTTGGCTTTTCGGTTTTGAACGAGCTAACTGTACCCTTGACTGACATTAAGGAGGAAAGTGTTCAGGTTGGCAAGAAAAAG gctctgCAGCTTTTGGTGGCTTCTTTTCTAGGCGAATCTGCTCTAACTGACGTCTTTCTTAGGCAGCCGAGAACGATTAATCATAAACAAAGTTTATAA
- the LOC103407721 gene encoding uncharacterized protein → MENKINLKALVDKRSNKVIFIESDHAFVDVLLSFLTIPLGTIIKLGREHSVPVEIGCINNLYSSVEEIDARELRSDACREMLLLPRNAAESHCKNLVLQIDHNAKPTQYFVCSRYCLATATSKFFSYYPGLLCVGCMDTMHREISFSVDVASAFVKERVRLLITDDLQLISPFCTSIVSLFTKLEVTNRNTTEELHFNIGVDEVMNLLISSLVSKTPLTETLLKHKPVAELNHDNNYQAVHIDPQTGGEMVLMEEDNISIKLIISISKNIVCYAEAGEDFVNLLFSFLTLPLGFVTKQIQDGSLKGCIDQLYWSVQDLNAQYLKSNHHKEMLLNPKLVPGFCYNSLLGIEEAAYYYLGSGLTTDSSLIHSNRSSESFKIEPTDHNSSARGFLKGPAIFTVTDNLVIRPISTIFELSVLDELNVPFTDIEERVMLMGKKLALSLLVASFASDSALTNAFISEPYQE, encoded by the exons ATGGAGAACAAGATAAACTTGAAGGCTTTGGTGGATAAGCGGAGCAACAAAGTTATCTTCATAGAGTCCGACCATGCTTTTGTCGATGTTCTCCTAAGTTTCTTGACAATCCCCTTGGGAACAATAATCAAGCTTGGTCGTGAGCATTCAGTACCAGTGGAAATCGGCTGCATTAACAATTTGTATTCCAGTGTGGAGGAAATTGACGCGCGTGAGTTGCGGTCAGATGCATGTAGAGAAATGTTGTTACTTCCCCGCAACGCGGCTGAATCTCATTGCAAGAACCTTGTATTGCAAATTGATCACAATGCCAAGCCAACACAGTACTTTGTATGCTCTCGTTATTGCCTGGCCACAGCCACAAGTAAGTTCTTTAGTTACTACCCAGGTCTCTTGTGTGTAGGGTGCATGGATACCATGCATCGGGAGATTTCATTTTCGGTGGATGTTGCAAGCGCCTTTGTAAAAGAGCGAGTCAGGCTTCTAATTACCGATGATTTACAACTGATCTCCCCTTTTTGCACATCAATCGTTTCTTTATTTACCAAGCTTGAAGTCACCAATAGGAATACTACGGAGGAGTTGCATTTTAATATTGGAGTTGATGAG GTTATGAATTTGCTTATAAGCTCCTTAGTATCAAAGACACCATTGACCGAAACTCTACTGAAGCATAAACCCGTGGCCGAACTGAACCATGACAACAATTATCAAGCTGTACACATTGATCCGCAAACAGGAGGAGAGATGGTGCTGATGGAAGAAGACAACATTTCTATTAAGCTTATAATTAGCATATCTAAGAACATTGTTTGCTACGCAGAAGCCGGGGAGGATTTTGTTAATTTACTCTTCAGTTTTCTAACTCTGCCACTTGGGTTTGTAACAAAGCAGATACAGGATGGGTCTCTGAAGGGATGCATTGATCAGTTGTACTGGAGTGTCCAAGATCTCAATGCGCAATACTTGAAGTCAAATCATCACAAGGAAATGCTACTCAATCCGAAGCTTGTTCCTGGTTTTTGCTACAACAGTCTTTTAGGAATTGAGGAAGCCGCATATTATTATCTCGGCAGTGGGCTAACTACGGATAGTTCCCTTATCCATTCTAATAGGTCATCGGAGTCATTTAAAATCGAACCCACAGATCACAACTCCAGTGCTCGAGGATTTTTAAAAGGACCGGCGATTTTCACAGTAACTGACAATCTGGTCATAAGACCGATATCTACAATCTTTGAGCTGTCTGTTCTTGACGAATTGAATGTACCTTTCACTGACATTGAAGAAAGAGTTATGCTTATGGGCAAGAAGTTG GCtctgagtcttttggttgcttCTTTTGCTTCTGACTCTGCATTAACGAATGCCTTCATTAGCGAGCCATATCAAGAATAA